The sequence TCCTCATATCTTGTGGAAGATTGGCTAGGGGGGGAGAGTGGTAATTGGATTAATTAATTTGAGACATTTCTATAACTTCTGTAAGGTTGCATACCAAGGAACTTAATTGCAACCGTCTTAAATCCTTATGAATAATCAATGGTGCTGGGGAGGATGGGATTCTCATCTTCCTGGTCTGGTGATGAACACTATAAACGTGAAGCAGCTAATGCTGGAGCTGAATGTTCCAGATAGACCTATTTGGACAACGTAACAAACACATAGTGTCTTCTCAGTTGCATCAGCTTGACATCTCCTAAGAAGAAACAATGCAAGTTAACTGGATCGATTTCATGACTTGGCAAAAACTGGTATCCTGATCAAGATGAATTTCATTGTCTGAGAGCCCTAATAGATAAGATCAAGATATCTAGCCTGGGAGTTTCTATTCCTTCTAGATGTTGTTGTCGGAGGCAACTTAGGATTGAATCTGTCGATCATCTTTTCTATAGGTCATAAGTGTGCACAAAAGATATGGCACAACTCACTTTGTGCTCTTTTAGAATTCTTTTTGCAGGTATTTCTTACACGATTAATTGATGGAGCTACAAAGTCGATAATCCAGTCAAATCCCTTATTGTCAAATGTATTCCAGCAGCAGCAGCATTGGAGCTATGGAAATCCAGGTGTGAGGTTAATATGAAACTGAAAGAAAACTATGACAACAGTTTTTCAAAGCAGATTGCTTTCTCTATTACTCAGCTATTCAACAATATCTATTTCAAGAAAACTACTTTTATTAGATGCAATGAGCATCAAACATCCTTTGCTAAGCCGAACTCAGATGGGAATTGCAATGTACATAGAGGGGGGTGGTCTGGTCAGACACAAAGAAGAAAGCTTATTAATGTTGCTTACTCACTAGTGCTTTGTCCAGAAACTAGTACTTTGGCCAGAGGCAGCCTCAATACTTTTCAGTACCAATTGGTGTTTTAAAAATGAAGTTGAATACATCGTTGCTGAGACTGACTCCAAACTGTTAGTGGATTGAATTAATGGTCCGAATACAATTCTATGGAGAATTTTAAAGGAAGTAAAGAAGCTTATAACAAACTATGGACAACTCTATCCTATACAGCCCCAGGATTTATTCTCCAATGCCGGTTACGAAATCATCTCAAGGGTGAAGGGCCTCATGACTCTGGACAGATGGAACCTGTCAGCTATACACATTTCTAACTGAAGGAAGGCACATATGACTTTTATCCTTATAGCTTGCTCATAGTTAGACTTAGTTCTatgctttttaaatttttttgtatagGATGATACCTCACTTCTTAAGATTAGATGGCTTATGCATCATCATACCAAATGCTATTTACTACTTTATTTCTTTTGTATCCAACACTGAGTTTCTATCTTCAGTAGGAGATGCTTGTCACGTGATAATCCCCTCagatctatcctttttctttttaaatgaataaaatgtTCAATTGAtattaatatatgaataaataagCAATTAGAAAATCTACTACAAAAGGCAAGATATCGTATCGGAGAAATCTACATAGTTTTGTTGAACCAgacactttttctttttccaaatatAATGGCTAGTGTAGAAACCGAAAGTTACCAGGGTTGTGGTGGATAGTATGGAGCCTCCTTTGTTAAGGAACCCTTTATCCTTAAATGTAGGACTTTCTGGCGCAGATCCAGAATTAGTCAGCCCCGATGTGGGTACCATACGCCgatggaaaaccaaaaaacaGACAAACCAAAAAATGGTGCCCATTTTGTTTGGAAAATGACTTCTGACTTATCAGCTTTTGGAGTCTGCACAGCTTTTCGTTTTCTTGTGAATCTTCCTATTTAGAAGATTGACTTATCATTCTTTAACTTTGAAAAATGAAAGGTAGAAAAACATTAAAAGAATGGGAGAGGATAATAAGGAAAAGACCTGTTATTGAGAGAGGTGTTGTAAGTTTTGAATCTTTCAAAGTAAAAAGAGCAGCCCTGTGCATTAAAGCTCCCACCATACGCAGCACCCAGGGAAGGGCCGAACCACAAGGGATtattgtatgcagtcttaccCCGCATATCTGCAAGAGACTGTTTTCACGGCTTGAACTTGTGTTGATGTTTGATTTGGGTTGGGTTTTGCTTTTACAAAGTTTGATCTTTGTGAAAAGGTTTGCCCAAACTTTTGGTTcttgacaagaaactcaaaaaacTTATTTTAGAATACGACTAAACAGCATGTACATGGGTTTTCGAGACTTAATACAGTCTATCcttataacaaaatccatgttcttAGTCCACATTTAAGCGCCATTTGAATAAATAAGGGCAAAATACATTTCTATCACTAATTAAATGCAACTACCTATGGTTGTTATCTATGACATAACTCAGTCATCGATGTCTCATTATATGATGAGCATAGATTTACTTTTGGTTAGTTAACTTGATTCTGAGCTTCATGAATAAGAGAAATCTCAGGGCTAGTAATATCGTCGTGCGTATAGTATGCAGGCGGCCCCGAAGGCACGGGAAGACTCAGAGAGGCGCTACTGAGCATGAGAACTACTGCAGCCATAGTTGGTCTATCAGCAATATTATCTTGAATGCACAATAAACCAATGTGGATGTATCTCATTATGTCAGGAACCAGTACTCCTGTGCTTTCCCTCAACAAGGGGTCTATCAAATTTGTAGTTGTTCCTTGCTGCCAGTTCGACCAAGCCTATGACAGTTTAATTTAATCAGAAAAGTTCATGTCATAATGTATTCGGTTATGTAACTGAACCAAACTAGTTTAGAATTTGAAATTGAGAATAGTTGGTTAATTGGCTTTGTTACTTACATAGCTCAGAAGGTCCTCCATAGATTCTTCATTTCTGGAACACATATTCTTTTGGCCACTTATGATTTCCAGGAGTAATACTCCAAAGCTAAAGACGTCTGACTTGACTGAGAATTTCCCCCGCGTTGCATATTCTGGTGCCATATATCCACTGCAAAGCCAATACAAGAGTTACAAGACCTTCTAATAAGCTAAACTTTGTGGCACCTTGCATGTTATTCATCTGCTCACAACATATAGAGGAAAAAAGAGGCTACAGATTCAGTTCCGGAGTTCGTGATCCAACCAGTGGATCCGAAAAGACTTACTAATCTGTCAAAATAGAGAGTGACATGATGCACAAAAATGTAGAGCTATATATCAACGGTCAAAATGAAGTTTGGCAGTGAACAGAAGGCATCAGGGAAGTTTGGTTTGGCATGGTCTTCTTTTCATGTTACTTCTGTTGTATTTCTTTTGCTTTTGTTTTAGGCAAATGCTTTAAACCGAGGTGAAGACAACTCTATTAGACCGTGATCTAGGTTGAGACCATACAGAAAATTTCATAATTATAACCTTTCTGAGAACATATAACATCTTTCTGTACAAGACAGATTATACTTCATATGCCCAAAAGGAAAAACGGAAGctaaataaaagaagaaacacAGATGTAAAAATTGTTCTAGAAGTCGAATTAAGCCGTATTAAATACCTAAACCTTTTCAGAAGTAGAACATACTTCTTGAAACTTGCATCTTGGTTAGCAAATCTCAGATATAAATTCTAAGTAGATGAACTTTCATCTCCAAACAATTACAAAACTTTCCTTTAGGAAATTTTCCTGAATAAGGTTGATTTTGGAACGATCAGGTTCTAGTTAATCATAAAGAGGTAGCCATTCTTCACAGAATAACCATAACAAAGTTTATCTTGAAAATTCTATCAACATTCAATGCGGCACTCATTTTTTCTCGAGCTTTTGAAGTAGCTAAATGGTTAAAATCCTTCCCTAGTCGTATGAAATGACACTGGTTATCTAATGAGAGATGTAAAACGTACTAGGTCCCAACAACTCTACTTGTGTTGCCTTGAGTTTCATCCAATGCAAATAGCCTTGCCATGCCAAAATCTGAGATTTTAGGATTCATCTCTGCATCAAGTAGAACATTGCTAGCTTTGAGATCACGATGAATGATTCGAAGTCTAGAATCCTCATGAAGATAAAGAATCCCCCTAGCAACACCTCCTATGATTTTGGATCTCCTTTCCCAATTCAATTGTCTACGTTTAACTGGATCTGCATTTCAAGTGGATAAAAGAGATGAACAATACAACACATTGATGTTCAAACTCcataattgatttaaaaaaaagcaATACATACCAAATAAAAATTGGTCAAGGCTTGCATTGGGAACAAATTCATACACAAGAAGTCTCTCAATTCCATCAAGGCAAAATCCCAACAACCTAACCAAATTTCTGTGTTGAAGCCTTGCAACCAACAAGATCTCGTTTTTGAATTCTAGATCACCTTGGCTTGAATTTGCTGACAATCTTTTCACTGCTACTTCTTGTCCATTTTGAAGCACACCCTAAAGCATATCAGAAGTTCATAATGAGTGGAAATTCTGAACTGATGTGAAACTAAATCATTATGCAACAATTAAGACTAATCACCTTGTACACAGGACCAAATCCACCACTTCCCAACTTATTAGAACTTGAAAAGTTATCTGTTGCTTCTCTAATTGTAGAGAGATCATACTGCAAGGATTCTGCAGTACTAATATCGTCCACACGTCTACCTTTATCAACACATTGATTTAAAACAAATCAGCAAAGCTTCGATTTAGAAATCAAATTTCCTGATCATTGTCTCATAACAAGCTACTCTTACTCTGAATTTTGTCCTGCATCTTCCTCTTTCGCATCTTCATCAAGATTATCAAAGTACAAACCATAAGAATTATAGTTATAACAGTTGacacaacaataataatgacCGTTCTAGCAGATTTATCATCCTTTCCTGCAAAGACGCTTCCATTTAGTATCAATCTCAGAATTCGAGCACAACTTCTCATGTAAAAATTAACTAATTTAGTacattacaataacaacaacataatacCCGGTGTAAACCCACAAGTGGGGATGAGCACAGACTTACCACTACTTCTGTTGGAATGACATTGAAGCAGGATTGGAAGAAAATAACCACACAGCACAATACAAAGCAAATAAAGCAACAAACAGTACCACATGGAGAATAGGAAACTATATATGCTGTTACTAAATACTACTGCCAATAATGAGGAGGAAAATATCACAAAAAGTTCTATAAAGCTAAAATTTTCctctaagggtgtgtttggtacgaaggaaaatgttttccaaagaaaatatttttctagaaaatgttttcctgaa comes from Capsicum annuum cultivar UCD-10X-F1 chromosome 2, UCD10Xv1.1, whole genome shotgun sequence and encodes:
- the LOC107859544 gene encoding cysteine-rich receptor-like protein kinase 10 isoform X2; the encoded protein is MWYCLLLYLLCIVLCGYFLPILLQCHSNRSSGKSVLIPTCGFTPGKDDKSARTVIIIVVSTVITIILMVCTLIILMKMRKRKMQDKIQSRRVDDISTAESLQYDLSTIREATDNFSSSNKLGSGGFGPVYKGVLQNGQEVAVKRLSANSSQGDLEFKNEILLVARLQHRNLVRLLGFCLDGIERLLVYEFVPNASLDQFLFDPVKRRQLNWERRSKIIGGVARGILYLHEDSRLRIIHRDLKASNVLLDAEMNPKISDFGMARLFALDETQGNTSRVVGTYGYMAPEYATRGKFSVKSDVFSFGVLLLEIISGQKNMCSRNEESMEDLLSYAWSNWQQGTTTNLIDPLLRESTGVLVPDIMRYIHIGLLCIQDNIADRPTMAAVVLMLSSASLSLPVPSGPPAYYTHDDITSPEISLIHEAQNQVN
- the LOC107859544 gene encoding cysteine-rich receptor-like protein kinase 10 isoform X3; protein product: MWYCLLLYLLCIVLCGYFLPILLQCHSNRSSGKDDKSARTVIIIVVSTVITIILMVCTLIILMKMRKRKMQDKIQSRRVDDISTAESLQYDLSTIREATDNFSSSNKLGSGGFGPVYKGVLQNGQEVAVKRLSANSSQGDLEFKNEILLVARLQHRNLVRLLGFCLDGIERLLVYEFVPNASLDQFLFDPVKRRQLNWERRSKIIGGVARGILYLHEDSRLRIIHRDLKASNVLLDAEMNPKISDFGMARLFALDETQGNTSRVVGTYGYMAPEYATRGKFSVKSDVFSFGVLLLEIISGQKNMCSRNEESMEDLLSYAWSNWQQGTTTNLIDPLLRESTGVLVPDIMRYIHIGLLCIQDNIADRPTMAAVVLMLSSASLSLPVPSGPPAYYTHDDITSPEISLIHEAQNQVN
- the LOC107859544 gene encoding cysteine-rich receptor-like protein kinase 10 isoform X1 — translated: MAVHQKLQVFVTLHIYFHDLILAQPDLLFSDCGLNGNYTQNSAYHNNLNTLLSSLSSNMNNYGFYNASIGRNADLVSVIVLCRGDVELQECRTCVNNAAPKIVRSCPVEKEAFGGYDECMLQYSGRPIIGTTTNDPLLYMWDSGNASKPQEFNRELKKLVETLRGQAVNGDPFRKYASGSATDPNDQTIYALVQCTPDLSPQDCSDCLTNAYGAMATCPCNGNRGSRQIGPRCNFRYQSYRFFKHVASESPPQGKDDKSARTVIIIVVSTVITIILMVCTLIILMKMRKRKMQDKIQSRRVDDISTAESLQYDLSTIREATDNFSSSNKLGSGGFGPVYKGVLQNGQEVAVKRLSANSSQGDLEFKNEILLVARLQHRNLVRLLGFCLDGIERLLVYEFVPNASLDQFLFDPVKRRQLNWERRSKIIGGVARGILYLHEDSRLRIIHRDLKASNVLLDAEMNPKISDFGMARLFALDETQGNTSRVVGTYGYMAPEYATRGKFSVKSDVFSFGVLLLEIISGQKNMCSRNEESMEDLLSYAWSNWQQGTTTNLIDPLLRESTGVLVPDIMRYIHIGLLCIQDNIADRPTMAAVVLMLSSASLSLPVPSGPPAYYTHDDITSPEISLIHEAQNQVN